CATATAGAAATGTTACCAGTACTGCCCACAGCCTAGTATTTTGTTGATTATTTCCGTCTTCTTAGTGATTATACATTCTTTGGAATACTACATTATAGTACTTGTAAAGATACTGAAAGACATTAAATACACTCCAAAATACAGATACAGTTTATTCTCTAAACAACCTGATAATTTCCCTATTTATATCAAGATTTGCATAGGTAGATTTACAATAGTTTTTAATGTCCCACAATATTGTAAAGAATTGCTGGGAATGATTGTGTTCTGTACCCTTACAGTCTCCGAGCCATAAGGTAACTACTCATATTACAGCACAAGATTGTGTTAACTCATAGCCTTGTGTGTTGTAGTTGTTCATATATCTGAGCGTTGAAGTGTATCCAAGAAACATACTCTCATAGCTAATGTTTTGACAACcggcacaaaaaatatatacacagttgAGGAAACATTGATCAGGAGGGTCAGTCACTTAGTCTTCAGCATTGTACAGGGAGGAGAGATACGGACAGTATGCAAAGCTCATAGAACATCAGCGAACCGATCACCTTCGCGTTTCCAATAGGTTGCTCTTTTACCTAAGAGGAGTACATCCACACTGAGGCCCTGAGATGACGCTCTATGAGCTTTGGGAAGCAGGGGCTTTCTTCTTGGTGAGCACTCTCTTTTTGACAGGGCTGACGGGTTTTGCTCCCCCACCGGCGGCCTGCCCACCCTTGACCTCATCCACAAACGTCTCGATGGCCACAAACTTCTCACTCAGGTCTCCCAGGCGTTCCTTCAGGGCGTTGAACTCCTTGAAGAGGTCGGCCAGGGCTTCGGACAGGGGCTGGATCCTGGGGGAGTGGGGGGAGAGAGTGAGCTGGAAGGGAAGGTGGACAATGGGGTAGCTATGTAGTGTCACTAAACACCTCTTAGATATAGATATTAGATATCCACTGACAGTCATTGTTAGACATTTCAAAGATTAGCAGATCACATAGCGCCCTCATACACACACTTGTGAGTCCAAACTCAAATCAATTTAACTTAACAGATTTACATATTACACCAGAGGACACAGAGTCTGGctttttaataatacatatacaaataatatttaaagaCCATGATAGcaatacttttattttctttaaatgttgcACGAGTAGGTTTTCTTCTGCATTTTAGTAAAAGGCTATATCAGGCTTACAATAAGCTTAGTTGACTGAATAGCATGAGGACAGCAGGGACATTTTTCTTCCAAACcatgaaaagaaaggaaattcCCTGTTTTCCTATTGGAAAGGGTTATGGTTTGTGTTTACATTGCATAATCTGATGTTCTATTTTGAGATACAAATTGCAGTTTAGTAAATCATACATTCTTGTGTGTTTTACGACATGGTTAACCACGCACAAATGGCAACTGTCTATTGTCACAGAATTTAATTAGCCTGCCGAAGACTGAAAATAGAAAGAGCTACTGGCATCACTGGAGGAAAGCATAAAGCATGCTGCAGAAGAAAGTAAATCACTGTGTGAGCTTCTTAATATAAATAGCTGATGTGGAGAGTTCATTAAAATTGGTCTTTATTAAACTGACACTCCCTGCAGTGGGTTTATAACCTGGAAAATGAAGAACATCAGTCCaacattgattttcagtttccaagaCCATTGTAGATGGAACGTAATTGAATAATGAATGCAGGAAAGCACAACATTGGtaatgtttattaattttgGGAGTGGCACCTGCAGCCATGCTCTGTCCCTCACATTTCCTACATCAGGCAAACAGAGAACGGGCCAATAGGTTCATCCTGTTCTGAACGCTTCTCTGAAGAGTGCCGCTCCCGGAGCCACAGACCTAATTTGAGTATTCAATTATCGCTATACAGCGTGAAGCCTGATAAATGAGGTTGCTGTTCACATTAGCCATTTCACTGGTGCACGACACGAGCAAAGCATTTGCACACAAAACAAGAACACCTAGATCCTCTTTCATCAAATAtaaaatttaatttactttgtcaccattttgttttttctctcatttGAAGCTCCCCAATCAGGAAGTGTAAGTGAGGGTAAAAGATGTTTTACCGGGTGGTGCTGTTTGGTGAAGACTAGAGGATGAGATTGGAGAGTAGTGACTGTTGCACAATAATGTTCTCTGCACTTTTAATAGGTCCAACTCCGAAATGGCAATACATATCAAGTGCAATTATATTAGTGTGCACACATAGacacaatatattttgtttaatcttttttCTGAGGAATGCAATTATATAAATGTAACTGTTTTGACAGCACTCCCTGGAGTCTCCATGTTCTGTAGTCACTTAttcacaatgttgccacaatgttataTGCTTACCTTGGCTATGACTGTGACTACACACCTTGGTACTAAAGACATTTTTGAGGAGTTCAACGGTTTGTATCTTTGTAATGAACGGAAACAAGAGAGTGTTACCTGGAGTAGTCTGGCAGGACAGATTGGTGGTCACTCTGCAAGAGGGTCTTCACCTGGGTCATGATGTCAAATTTCCAGTTGTCCAGCACCTGAGTCAGATTGGCCACCCCTCTCATGTTCACCTTGTCAGCTAGAGTAATGGACCAAAGGCAGCAGTTCTCAGCTCCAGTTCTCCCAGATCCCAACTATCCAGGTCTTAGAATTAGCCAGTAACGAATCACTGCATTTAAACAATTCTGTTTCTCTAAATCTAAGACACACAAAACTATAATAATTCATGTAAAGTagaataggtttttttttttaatgtttaggcGGCGACTGAATCAAAAACCTGTCCCATAGGGGGTCCCTGCAGACCGATAACACCTGCTttgaagagttttttttttttttgcttaattCTGTGTGTGTTCCTCATCCTAACACTATGACTTAATGACTTTGGCTTCTAAGGCTTTAAGTACAAAACATGGAATATACCGCAGTGTATTCTAACTGGTTATTATAGGAAAAGCTTGAAAATGcacagtacattaaaataagaagaattaaatgcaattaaGGAAGATTGTTTTAAACACCTGCTTAAAGTTTTGCCTTTTAATTTGCAGCccagcagggattccaaacaTTGGCATAACTGCAAGTACCCGTGGCACCCCAGAGAGAGGGCAATTGTGTTCATCTAGAATTATACTTTCACTCCATTTTCAAAAACACACAAGCTGTGTGTGAAGTGTTTGCTGTTGATCCCCTTTTGATAGGAGTACAATGAAAATACCtattacacaaaaaaacatttaagatgACATTccgcacacaaacaaacaaacaaaaacgtaTTAGTCATCCATTCTACAGAGAACATTGTTTCACTTGTGAGGGTTTATATAGAGCCCACAATAAATGCTCTTAAGTTTGATGGATAAACACTGATCCAAAAAGACATTCTGTCAACATAACTGGAAAACCAGGcccaaataacaataacaaacccTTGCTTTTACAGCTTTCATATCCCTCTGTTTCAGTAACCAGTTTCCTGAGTGAGGGTCTTGGTTAATGGTTTTGTCCAAGTACAATGTTCCTCTTCCTCTGTGAAGACATTGGGCCAATTTCACTTTGGTgtgtaaaatgaaaacataaaccCAATCTAGACTTTTAACCACCAAGGAGATGTATACATTGAGTTATGAGAGAGGAAAGGCAGGGTCTCACATCCATCCCGGTAGTCCCACTCATCCTTGACGGGGCGCTTCCTCTGGCCCAGCACCACCACTACCAGCCCCAGCAGCAGACACAGCCTGAGACACATGCTGGGACTCTGGGGACGCCAAAACAGCAACACGGCCTGCAAGACAGACACAGAGGAGGACGTGATAGGGGCCACCGTGTACTCTTATCTCTGCAATTCACCTCTGTAAAAAAGCCAAATCTTTCAGCACAGCTTTGTTCCATAACATAGAGCTCAAGTGCCCCCAA
This sequence is a window from Amia ocellicauda isolate fAmiCal2 chromosome 17, fAmiCal2.hap1, whole genome shotgun sequence. Protein-coding genes within it:
- the LOC136712976 gene encoding uncharacterized protein LOC136712976; the encoded protein is MCLRLCLLLGLVVVVLGQRKRPVKDEWDYRDGSDKVNMRGVANLTQVLDNWKFDIMTQVKTLLQSDHQSVLPDYSRIQPLSEALADLFKEFNALKERLGDLSEKFVAIETFVDEVKGGQAAGGGAKPVSPVKKRVLTKKKAPASQSS